Below is a window of Rhodoglobus vestalii DNA.
CCCGGCGTTTCGCACCCGGTTTCGCCGTGAAGCCCATGATGCAGCCAAGATGGCTCACCCCACCATCGTGCGCATTTTTGATGCCGGCGAAGAGTCCGTCATAGACCCTTCTGGGCACGAGACGCTCATCCCGTTCATCATCATGGAATACGTCGACGGTCGACTCCTCAAAGATATGGTGGCTGAGGGTCCCCTCGCACCGGCCGAAGCCACGCGAATAGTAGCGCAAGTGCTCACCGCACTCGAATACTCACACCGCGCGGGGGTCGTGCATCGCGACATCAAACCGGGCAACGTGATGGTGACCACCAGTGGTCAAGTCAAGGTCATGGACTTTGGCATTGCCCGTGCCGTCTCTGACGCTGCCGCCACGATCGCCGAATCGAGCGCGATCGTTGGCACCGCACAATACTTTTCGCCTGAGCAAGCGCGCGGTGAAACGGTGGATGCCCGCTCAGACCTGTATTCCACCGGCGTCGTTCTGTTTGAACTTCTCACCGGTCATCCCCCGTTTACCGGCAATAATCCTGTAGCGGTGGCGTATCAACACGTCAACTCAGAGGCGACTCCACCGAGCACTTCCACCGCCGCGGTGTCTCCCGCCCTCGATGCGGTGGTTTTGCGGTCGCTTGCCAAGGACCGCTTCGATCGCTATCAGAGTGCTGCAGAGTTCCGCGCCGATGTGGAAACAGCGGCGGCGGGTTTCGTCCCCGACCGCAAGCAGCTGGCCTCCTCCGATTTCACTACGACGCTGTTTGGGGTCAACCCGAGTGCGACCGCTGGCAGCGACGCTACGTTCCGTCAGCTTGCCGTCGATGAGAATGACCGCACCCCACGCTCACAAAGTCGTCCCCCCGTTGCCTGGATCTGGGGCGGAATTGCCCTCATGGTTGTGGTCATTGTTACCGTCATAGTGTGGGCGTTTAGCCTGACCCCGGCACAACTGAGTGGCACCACAGCCGTCGACGTGCCCGACATCGCTGGCATGACATACGAGCAGGGTGAGGCATTGCTTACCGATCTTGAGCTGGTGCCCAACCGCGTCGATCAGGCAAGTGAAACCGTCGACGAGGGTGTCATCATCCGCACCGATCCGGGTCCCGGTCAAACGGTTCCGCCCGGGCTGGAAATTGACGTTGTAGTCTCGCTGGGGCGGCCTCCGGTTACCGTTCCCAATGTCACCAACAGGCAAGAGGCTGATGCGATTGCGCTCTTAGAGGCGGCCGGCCTTGTTTATGGCACAAGTTCACAAACTACTTCGCCCAACCTTCCTAAGGGCACCGTTATCAGTTCTGACCCACAAGCGGATGCGGAGCGCACCTCCGACGGCACCCTCATCCGTGAGGGTGAGACGGTGAATTTGGTGGTCTCCAACGGACAAATTCTGATACCAGCTGTCACCGGCGCAGATATTGGCGAAGCCAATACGACACTCACACAACTTCAGTTGACCGTGCGACTGACCGCAGACTTTGCGTGCAGCGGCAATGTCGTCACCTATCAATCCCTCATCGGTGACCAGCCCCAGAATTCTGAGGTCACCCTGCAGTACTGCGCCGGAAGCTAAGTACCGAACCGGCGGTTCTTATTTATGAACCAGGGGCGTCAGCGTTTTTGCCAACGCCGCAGCCCCCGGCATTCCGACCCGCGATAGCCAGTTGCCGAGCATAAGGTAGCCGCCCTCGGTCAGCACCGACTCCGGGTGAAACTGCACCCCGTAGATCGGCTGAGTTGCATGCTGCACACCCATGATCACTCCACCGGGTGTTCGTGCGGTGATAACGAGATCATCGGGCACCGTTCCATCGACGATCGCCAGCGAGTGGTACCGCGTAGCGGTGAACGGTTGCGGCAGGTCGCGAAAGATGAGGCTATCGTCGTGTTCGATCTGAGACGTCTTGCCATGCATCAGCTCGTCAGCGTGGGTGACGGTAGCCCCCAATGCTTCGGCAATTGCTTGGTGGCCGAGGCACACTCCCAAAAGGGGTTGCCCCGAGGCGAGTACGGCGTGCACGATCGGGATGCTCACTCCTGCCGCAGCGGGCGTGCCGGGGCCGGGCGAAAGCAGCACGGCATCGTATTCGGCGATTGCCTGTGCTGCGTCATCCGCGCTGAAGGCATCATTGCGCATCACCTCGGTGCTGGCCCCCAACTCGAGCAGGTACCCGTTGAGGGTGTACACAAAGCTGTCATAGTTGTCGATGACTAGGATGCGCGTCACTGTTGCACCGTGACATCTGACGGGCTTACAAAGGGAAGCACCCAGGGGAAAACCCACGCAAACAGCGCCGCGATAATTGCCGCGACGATCAACAGGAGAATAAGAACCCGCACGACCGCTGGCCCCGGGAGCACACGCCAGAGCGAAGCGTACATTAGCCAACTCTTTCAAGGTTTTGCGCGAGCGCCGCAATCTCAGCGGGAGCGCCTTCAGCGCGTGGGTACCAGGTGTCGTACACAGCGTAGGCGATGATTCGTTCGTCGGTGGTGTGGATGGGATTGCAGCTGGTGAGCGTCATGAGCCGGTCGCTTGCAACGACACCGTCAACCTGCGGTACCGGATTGAGCACGCCCACTCCGGATGCCGCAACATACTCAAGGGACCGAAAAATGTAGCGATACCAGCCGGCTTCAGTCTCAGCGTAAATGCTGTCGCCGAGCTGGAGTTTGTCGATATTGAGGAAGGGGTCACCCCATCCCGTGCGATGGGCGGCAACCGCAAAGTTGCCGACCTCGCCGGGCATCTGCGTGCCGGTGTAGTGACCGACGCCCTGGGTGTTGAGCACTTCTCTCAGGTTAACGCTTTCGGCGATGGGTCGCGCATAGTCCGCACCAAATCGAGGAACAATGAGGGTGCCAAACGGCACAGCTTGGGCGGGGGCCGTGGCTACGATCGGCACCCCGGGGTCGGCTCTTTCATCTGGCGCTGACCTGACGGCTTCACCCTTGTTCCATTCTTCGCTCAACTGAAGAGCTTCGTCGCGCTGCGCTGTGCTGACAACAATGTTGTTTATCCACGTCTGCCACACAAGAAAGAGCAGCACGATCACGCCGGCGGTGATAAAAAGTTCGCCAAGAACACCGAGCCATGAGACGGGTCGGGGCACCGTGACAGGCCGGCGCGCGCGTCGGCTGTCTTCGAGAACCATACTTCCAATTCTACGCGGTGTCAGTGTTCGTTTTCCGCGCCGCCGTTCGACGGCCCGCGCGTTCACGATAGAATCTTGTGCATGGCCCGTAACTCTGCAGAAACTCCGCCCGCGCGCTCCTCTGAACCTGTTCCCAATGCGGTCTGGTTCAAGCCCGTCATGTTCGGTTTCATGCTGATCGGTCTGGCCTGGATTATTGTTTTCTATGTCAGCAACCAGCAGCTTCCGATCGCATCTTTGGGCAGCTGGAACATTCTGGTCGGTTTCGGAATCCTATTTATCGGATTCCTCATGACTACTCGGTGGCGCTAGAAATTACACGCCTGTAGTTATACCCAGTGTTAATAAACCTGTGGATAACTTTCCGTCAGTTATAGAACGAAGATTCGCACGAGTGTGAGGGCGATCAGCCCGGCGACGACGAGCGCAACCAAAGCGACCTCGGGAATCACCGACGTCTTATTGCGCTGACGCAGGAATACGAGCGCAAGAAGCGCACCCGTTACGAGTCCACCAACGTGAGCTTGCCACGAAATGTTGAGCCCAGGAATGAAACCCGCGACGAGGTTGATCACAACAATGATCAGCAAGCCCCTGTTATTGATTCCCATACGACGCTGAATCACGAAGAATGCGGCGACGACTCCGAAGATGGCACCGGATGCTCCGAGTACAACAGACCCCGGTGCAATCAGCAGCACCGCCACCGATCCGCCCAGCGCGCTGATCAGGTACAGCGAAATGAATCTAGCGCGGCCCAAAGGAATCTCCAGCACACGGCCGAAGATGAAGAGCGTGAACATGTTGAAACCAACATGGAAGATCGAACTCGGCGAGTGCAGGAACGCCGAGGTGATCATGCGCCACGGTTCCGAGGCAGTCAGCGGCGGGTAGTAGACAAGAGCCTGGGTCACGCCGCTGCCCGGAATCAATTGCAGCAAGAATATTGCAACCGTCAACGCGATCAGCGTGTACGTGACTACCGGCTTGCCGGTGGATGCGCGGCTTGCCCGCACCAGAATTGGCTTGCGCTTGGGACCGTTGGCGCGAGCTTCTGCGATGCATTCGGGGCAGTGGACGCCCACAGCAGCCTGGGTCTGGCAACTGGGGCATACGGTGCGCCCACATCGCTGGCAGAGTGTAAAACTTTGCCGGTCTGGATGCCGGTAGCAGTAGTTGCCGCTCGCATCCGGAGCTGTGGTCACGAAGGTTAGACCTCGTCGATCGTAACGCTCTCGATTACGACGTCTGTGAGGGGCTTGTCGCCGCCATCAGTGTCGACAGCTTCAATCGCGTCGACAACCTTCTTGGACTCGTCATCGGCTACCGCGCCGAAGATCGTGTGCTTGCCTTGGAGCCAGGGGGTGGCAACCGTGGTGATGAAGAACTGTGAACCATTAGTTCCTTTGCCTCCGCGCGTGCCAGCGTTCGCCATGGCGAGAATGTACGGGTCTGCGAAGGTGAGGTCAGGATGAATTTCGTCGTCAAAGTTGTAGCCGGGCCCACCGATTCCCTTGCCAAGCGGGTCGCCGCCCTGAAGCATAAACTGCTTGATAATCCGGTGGAAGATGACACCATCGTAGAGAGGTGCTGTGGTCTTCTGCCCGGTTGCGGGATGAGTCCATTCGATCTCACCCTTAGCGAGGCCCACGAAGTTAGCGACAGTCTTCGGCGCATGGTTACCGAACAGATTGAGGCGGATTGGTCCAAGGGTTGTTGTGATCGTGGCGACAGCGGTGTGTTGAGACATGAGCTCAATCCTACAAGGCTCACTTGTGCCAGTATTCCGTGTTATTCAGGGTGCTCACAGGCAAAGCAGTGCGCGCTCATAAGCCAGCGTGGCAGTATGGAACAATCGTTCGATCATCTTTGGAGGTTCCCCGTGGCACTTAGTCGCAAACGCCGGAAAGAACTCAAGCGCTTGAAGGGTCAAGCTGAAGGCCTGTGGAGTGACCAGAGGGAGCTGCTTGAGCATGCTTCCGCGGTTGTTCGTGAGGCGAGCCATCAGGCCGCGAACTACGCTCGCGAAGAAGTGAGCCCTAAGATTCACAACACCATCGACTCCCGCGTCAAGCCTGTGGTGTCGTCGTCCATCGCCGGTGCCCGTTCGGCGGCAGAAAACACCAAGAGCAAGCTCAAGGGCGACGTAATGCCTGCCGTGACGTCAGCACTGGGAGCGGCGCTTGCTGCGATTGAGGTGGCAAAGAACCAGCATGTTCGCGAAGCCTTTTCGCGCGTGTCGGATCTCGCCACCTCGGCCGGCCAAAAAGTCGGGATCATCGAGACCAAGCCAAAGCATGCCGGCTTCGGCCGTTACCTCCTGATCGGTATGGCCGTTGTTGCCGCCGCCGGAGTTGCTTACGCGGCATGGCAGACACTCCGTGCCGACGATGACCTGTGGATCGACGACGAAGCGGAGTCGGCATAACTGTCAGTTTTCGGTGGCACAGGCTGCAACTGCAGGCTGCCGAGACGAGCTCCTCGCACACAAAAAACCCCGACCAAATATCTGGTCGGGGTTTTTGTCGTTTTTCGACTTACATAATTTTTTGTGGAGCCTAGGGGAATCGAACCCCTGACCTCCTGCTTGCAAAGCAGGCGCTCTACCAATTGAGCTAAGGCCCCTATCGGGGAATCTCTTGCGAAGATTCCAGTGGGGGTACGTGGACTTGAACCACGGACCTCTTCGTTATCAGCGAAGCGCTCTAACCGCCTGAGCTATACCCCCGTTGGGCAGATACGACAGTATCGCATCTAGCCGGTTTGACGTAATCGACTAGTTGTTGGTGAACCCCACAAGGATTCCGCCGGTCAGTCGCACACTGAAGTTGTAAAGCATACTCGCAATAGCACCCAACGCTGTACCGATCAGAACGTTGAGAACAGCGACGACGACCGAAAAAAGCGCCACCTGTGAGAACGAGAAAGTACTGGCGATACTGAAGTTCTCATCACTGAGAATGTCACGGAAAATTCGGTCAATATCACCGAAGATTCCGGTGGAGTTCAACACGATCCACACCAGCATGGATGCCACCACGAGAACGATTCCGAGGGATGCCGCGACCAAGAACGAGAACTTTACGGCCGACCAGAAGTCGATGTACACCAGCTTGAGGCGAACCTGTTTGACTGAAGTTTGACGCTGCGACTTGCGCTGCAACTTATCCGCGACACTACTCATCTATCGACTCGTCCTTCCCAGCAGGGGCATCTTCACTCAGAACGCTATCGTCCCGAGTTTCATGTTCTTTGTTGTCTAGATTTCGTTCGCTGTTACGTGCAATAGCAATGATCTTGTCTTCGGCGGCGAATCGAGCAAAGACAACTCCCATCGTGTCACGGCCCTTGGCAGGAACCTCGACGACAGAAGAGCGTACCACCTTGCCACTGGCAAGAACCACAAGAACTTCGTCCTCATCCCCCACCATCAGGGCACCCGCCAGATCACCACGGGCACCATCCAACTTCGCAACCTTAATGCCCAGTCCACCGCGACCCTGAACACGATACTGGTCGGCGGAGGTGCGTTTGGCGAAACCACCCTCAGTGACCACAAACACATAGCCGCTGTCAGGGACGACACTGGCGCTGAGCAGACTGTCGTCAGCACGGAAGCTCATACCCATCACTCCGGACGTGGAGCGACCCATCGGCCGAAGCGCCTCATCGGAGGCCGTGAAACGAATCGACATTCCCTTGCGAGAAACGAGAAGCACATCGTCAGTGCTCTCCACAAGCATGGCCGAGATGAGTTCGTCACCGTCGCGCAGGTTCACGGCGATAATTCCACCGCTGCGGTTGGTGTCATATTCGGCCAGAGCAGTCTTCTTGACAAGACCCTTGTGCGTGGCAAGCACCAGGTAGGAGGATGTCTGGTAGTCCCGAATGTCGAGAATCTGTGCGATCTCCTCGCCGGGCTGTAATGCCAAAAAATTGGCGACGTGCTGACCTTTTGCGTCACGGCCCCCCTCTTGCAGCTCGTAGGCTTTTGCCCGGTACACGCGACCCGTGTTCGTGAAGAACAGCAGCCAGTGGTGGGTGGTCGTAACGAACAAGTGGTCGACCACGTCATCCGCACGCAGTTGGGCACCTTTGACGCCTTTGCCTCCGCGGTGTTGGCTGCGGTAGTTGTCGCTGCGGGTGCGCTTGACGTAACCACCGCGGGTGACGGTGACCACCATCTCCTCTTCAGGGATGAGGTCTTCCATGCTCATGTCGCCGTCGAATCCGAGCATGATCTCGGTGCGACGGTCATCCCCATATTTGGCAAGTAGGTCAGTGAGTTCTTCGCTGACGATGTCGCGCTGGCGTTGTTCACTGGCGATGATTGCCTTGAATTCAACAATCTCCCGCTCGATCTGATCATGCTCATCGATGATCTTCTGGCGCTCAAGGGCAGCAAGGCGACGCAACTGCATGTCAAGAATGGCCCGAGCCTGAATTTCGTCAACCTCAAGCAGAGCGATGAGCCCTTCGCGGGCATCCTCGACCGTTGCCGAGCGACGAATAAGGGCGATGACCTCATCGAGGGCGTCAAGCGCTTTCAGATAACCACGCAGAATGTGAGCACGTTCTTCAGCCTTACGAAGACGGAACGCTGTGCGTCGAACAATCACCTCAATCTGGTGCGTTGCCCAGGCGGTGATGAAGCCGTCGATCGACAGCGTGCGCGGGATTCCGTCCACAATCGCGAGCATGTTCGCCCCGAAGTTTTCTTGCA
It encodes the following:
- the pknB gene encoding Stk1 family PASTA domain-containing Ser/Thr kinase, coding for MSEGVAQGVRQLAGRYQIGELLGRGGMADVHLGMDSRLGRRVAVKLLKPSLANDPAFRTRFRREAHDAAKMAHPTIVRIFDAGEESVIDPSGHETLIPFIIMEYVDGRLLKDMVAEGPLAPAEATRIVAQVLTALEYSHRAGVVHRDIKPGNVMVTTSGQVKVMDFGIARAVSDAAATIAESSAIVGTAQYFSPEQARGETVDARSDLYSTGVVLFELLTGHPPFTGNNPVAVAYQHVNSEATPPSTSTAAVSPALDAVVLRSLAKDRFDRYQSAAEFRADVETAAAGFVPDRKQLASSDFTTTLFGVNPSATAGSDATFRQLAVDENDRTPRSQSRPPVAWIWGGIALMVVVIVTVIVWAFSLTPAQLSGTTAVDVPDIAGMTYEQGEALLTDLELVPNRVDQASETVDEGVIIRTDPGPGQTVPPGLEIDVVVSLGRPPVTVPNVTNRQEADAIALLEAAGLVYGTSSQTTSPNLPKGTVISSDPQADAERTSDGTLIREGETVNLVVSNGQILIPAVTGADIGEANTTLTQLQLTVRLTADFACSGNVVTYQSLIGDQPQNSEVTLQYCAGS
- a CDS encoding anthranilate synthase component II; the protein is MTRILVIDNYDSFVYTLNGYLLELGASTEVMRNDAFSADDAAQAIAEYDAVLLSPGPGTPAAAGVSIPIVHAVLASGQPLLGVCLGHQAIAEALGATVTHADELMHGKTSQIEHDDSLIFRDLPQPFTATRYHSLAIVDGTVPDDLVITARTPGGVIMGVQHATQPIYGVQFHPESVLTEGGYLMLGNWLSRVGMPGAAALAKTLTPLVHK
- a CDS encoding class E sortase, with protein sequence MVLEDSRRARRPVTVPRPVSWLGVLGELFITAGVIVLLFLVWQTWINNIVVSTAQRDEALQLSEEWNKGEAVRSAPDERADPGVPIVATAPAQAVPFGTLIVPRFGADYARPIAESVNLREVLNTQGVGHYTGTQMPGEVGNFAVAAHRTGWGDPFLNIDKLQLGDSIYAETEAGWYRYIFRSLEYVAASGVGVLNPVPQVDGVVASDRLMTLTSCNPIHTTDERIIAYAVYDTWYPRAEGAPAEIAALAQNLERVG
- a CDS encoding cell division protein CrgA; the protein is MARNSAETPPARSSEPVPNAVWFKPVMFGFMLIGLAWIIVFYVSNQQLPIASLGSWNILVGFGILFIGFLMTTRWR
- a CDS encoding rhomboid family intramembrane serine protease, producing the protein MGVHCPECIAEARANGPKRKPILVRASRASTGKPVVTYTLIALTVAIFLLQLIPGSGVTQALVYYPPLTASEPWRMITSAFLHSPSSIFHVGFNMFTLFIFGRVLEIPLGRARFISLYLISALGGSVAVLLIAPGSVVLGASGAIFGVVAAFFVIQRRMGINNRGLLIIVVINLVAGFIPGLNISWQAHVGGLVTGALLALVFLRQRNKTSVIPEVALVALVVAGLIALTLVRIFVL
- a CDS encoding peptidylprolyl isomerase — translated: MSQHTAVATITTTLGPIRLNLFGNHAPKTVANFVGLAKGEIEWTHPATGQKTTAPLYDGVIFHRIIKQFMLQGGDPLGKGIGGPGYNFDDEIHPDLTFADPYILAMANAGTRGGKGTNGSQFFITTVATPWLQGKHTIFGAVADDESKKVVDAIEAVDTDGGDKPLTDVVIESVTIDEV
- a CDS encoding DUF3566 domain-containing protein translates to MSSVADKLQRKSQRQTSVKQVRLKLVYIDFWSAVKFSFLVAASLGIVLVVASMLVWIVLNSTGIFGDIDRIFRDILSDENFSIASTFSFSQVALFSVVVAVLNVLIGTALGAIASMLYNFSVRLTGGILVGFTNN
- the gyrA gene encoding DNA gyrase subunit A, whose protein sequence is MADEETPKKTFEDAPIDLRHDKINQVDLQLEMQRSYLDYAMSVIVGRALPEVRDGLKPVHRRVIYAMYDGGYRPDKGFSKCTRVIGDVMGQFHPHGDSSVYDALVRLVQPWSLRYPLALGQGNFGSPGNDGAAAHRYTETKMAPLAMEMVRDIEEDTVDFQDNYDGRTQEPTVLPSRFPNLLVNGSVGIAVGMATNIPPHNLREVGEGALWHLAHPDATQEELLEALIQRIKGPDFPTGAQILGIKGIQDAYRTGRGSVTMRAVVNVEELQGRTCLVVTELPYQVNPDNLALKIADLVKDGKLAGIADIRDETSGRTGQRLVIVLKRDAVAKVVLNNLYKHTQLQENFGANMLAIVDGIPRTLSIDGFITAWATHQIEVIVRRTAFRLRKAEERAHILRGYLKALDALDEVIALIRRSATVEDAREGLIALLEVDEIQARAILDMQLRRLAALERQKIIDEHDQIEREIVEFKAIIASEQRQRDIVSEELTDLLAKYGDDRRTEIMLGFDGDMSMEDLIPEEEMVVTVTRGGYVKRTRSDNYRSQHRGGKGVKGAQLRADDVVDHLFVTTTHHWLLFFTNTGRVYRAKAYELQEGGRDAKGQHVANFLALQPGEEIAQILDIRDYQTSSYLVLATHKGLVKKTALAEYDTNRSGGIIAVNLRDGDELISAMLVESTDDVLLVSRKGMSIRFTASDEALRPMGRSTSGVMGMSFRADDSLLSASVVPDSGYVFVVTEGGFAKRTSADQYRVQGRGGLGIKVAKLDGARGDLAGALMVGDEDEVLVVLASGKVVRSSVVEVPAKGRDTMGVVFARFAAEDKIIAIARNSERNLDNKEHETRDDSVLSEDAPAGKDESIDE